One window of Streptomyces sp. NBC_00273 genomic DNA carries:
- a CDS encoding helix-turn-helix domain-containing protein — MSIGNSNSPEEERPSTDDRSEDRIVERPVEGPSIGTALKKARIAAGLTVDEVSSTTRVRIPIVHAIEEDDFTRCGGDVYARGHIRTLARAVGLDPEPLVESYDAAHGGRPAPTPAAPMFEAERIRPERQRPNWTAAMVAAIVAVIGFVGFTAFSGGDEKDKRPVAEGSASPKPAPKQTGAKPVTQPQQTPQAPKPEPSDSAIAAAPKDLVTVVLTADTGESWISAKDSTGRLLFDGTLAQGESKTFTDKESVDLVLGDAGAVKLFVNGKEIKDDFQSGQVERLKYTKADPLQDQPQAG, encoded by the coding sequence GTGTCCATCGGCAACTCCAACTCCCCCGAAGAAGAGCGGCCTTCGACCGACGACCGGTCCGAGGACCGCATCGTCGAACGTCCCGTCGAAGGCCCGTCCATCGGGACGGCCCTCAAGAAGGCCCGGATCGCCGCCGGGCTCACCGTCGACGAGGTCAGTTCCACCACCCGCGTGCGCATCCCGATCGTGCACGCGATCGAAGAGGACGACTTCACGCGGTGCGGCGGCGACGTCTACGCCCGCGGTCACATCCGTACGCTCGCCCGCGCCGTGGGCCTCGATCCGGAACCCCTGGTCGAGAGCTACGACGCGGCCCACGGCGGCCGGCCGGCACCCACGCCCGCCGCGCCGATGTTCGAGGCCGAGCGGATCCGCCCCGAGCGGCAGCGGCCCAACTGGACCGCGGCCATGGTCGCCGCCATCGTCGCCGTGATCGGCTTCGTTGGCTTCACCGCCTTCAGCGGTGGCGACGAGAAGGACAAGCGCCCGGTGGCGGAAGGTTCCGCCTCCCCCAAGCCCGCACCCAAGCAGACCGGCGCCAAGCCGGTCACCCAGCCGCAGCAGACCCCGCAGGCGCCCAAGCCGGAGCCCTCGGACAGTGCGATCGCCGCCGCGCCCAAGGACCTCGTCACCGTGGTCCTGACGGCCGACACGGGCGAGAGCTGGATCTCCGCGAAGGACTCCACCGGACGGCTGCTCTTCGACGGCACCCTCGCGCAGGGCGAGTCCAAGACCTTCACGGACAAGGAGTCCGTCGACCTCGTGCTCGGCGACGCCGGGGCCGTGAAGCTCTTCGTGAACGGCAAGGAGATCAAGGACGACTTCCAGTCGGGTCAGGTGGAGCGTCTGAAATACACGAAGGCCGACCCCCTCCAGGACCAGCCCCAGGCGGGCTGA
- a CDS encoding DNA translocase FtsK produces the protein MSRTSGKGSQSTAGTAKGRTGRTTAPAKKAAPARKPPAKKAAAAKRPPVKKVAAKPAPSPTGGVVRLVRAVWLGCAHAVGAVFRGIGQGARNLDPAHRKDGVALLLLALALIVAAGTWSNLSGPVGDLVTMLVTGLFGRLDLLVPILLGVMAVRFIRHPEQTDANGRIGIGLSALVIGVLGLVHIACGAPGRDEGTTAMQNAGGLIGWGASKPLIFTMGAPLAVPMLVLLTIFGLLVVTATPVNAIPQRLRRLGIRLGIIAPNEYDEGYGEDADAAGERHDPDQWRARGGAGEGSGDPADEAEEEALARRRRPRRTPARPAMEREMDAVDVAAAAAAALDGVVYGGMPPSPLVADLTQGITVEREGSDSTAPVPTARAERPVPDRTPERAPEVAADPAAGRPHATTAAASGTLSVPDLTKAPPQTQALPPRAEQLQLRGDITYALPSLDLLEKGGPGKTRSAANDAVVASLRNVFTEFKVDADVTGFTRGPTVTRYEVTLGAAVKVERITALTKNIAYAVASPDVRIISPIPGKSAVGIEIPNTDREMVNLGDVLRLADAAEDDHPMLVALGKDVEGGYVMANLAKMPHVLVAGATGSGKSSCINCLITSIMVRATPEDVRMVLVDPKRVELTAYEGIPHLITPIITNPKRAAEALQWVVREMDLRYDDLAAFGYRHIDDFNQAIRDGKIKLPPGSERELSPYPYLLVIVDELADLMMVAPRDVEDSIVRITQLARAAGIHLVLATQRPSVDVVTGLIKANVPSRLAFATSSLADSRVILDQPGAEKLIGKGDGLFLPMGANKPVRLQGAFVTEDEIAGIVQHCKDQMAPVFRDDVTVGQKQKKEIDEDIGDDLDLLCQAAELVVSTQFGSTSMLQRKLRVGFAKAGRLMDLMESRGIVGPSEGSKARDVLLKADDLDGVLAVIRGEAHP, from the coding sequence ATGTCACGTACGTCCGGTAAGGGTTCCCAGAGCACCGCGGGCACCGCGAAGGGCCGCACCGGCCGTACGACGGCGCCGGCCAAGAAGGCCGCGCCCGCGCGCAAGCCCCCGGCGAAGAAGGCGGCGGCCGCCAAGCGCCCTCCGGTGAAGAAGGTCGCGGCCAAGCCCGCGCCCTCCCCGACCGGGGGCGTGGTGCGACTGGTGCGCGCCGTTTGGCTGGGCTGCGCGCACGCGGTCGGTGCCGTCTTCCGCGGGATCGGCCAGGGGGCCAGGAACCTGGACCCCGCGCACCGCAAGGACGGCGTGGCGCTGCTGCTGCTCGCCCTCGCGCTGATCGTCGCCGCCGGTACCTGGTCGAACCTGAGCGGTCCCGTAGGGGATCTGGTCACGATGCTGGTCACCGGTCTCTTCGGCCGGCTGGACCTGCTCGTGCCGATCCTGCTCGGCGTCATGGCGGTGCGCTTCATCCGCCATCCCGAACAGACCGATGCCAACGGCCGCATCGGCATCGGGCTGTCCGCCCTCGTCATCGGGGTCCTGGGACTGGTCCACATCGCCTGCGGGGCGCCCGGCCGGGACGAGGGCACCACCGCGATGCAGAACGCGGGCGGGCTCATCGGCTGGGGCGCCTCCAAGCCGCTGATCTTCACCATGGGTGCGCCGCTGGCCGTGCCCATGCTGGTACTGCTCACGATCTTCGGGCTGCTCGTGGTCACGGCGACCCCGGTCAACGCGATCCCGCAGCGGCTGCGCAGGCTCGGCATCCGGCTCGGGATCATCGCCCCGAACGAGTACGACGAGGGCTACGGCGAGGACGCGGACGCCGCCGGTGAGCGGCACGACCCGGATCAGTGGCGGGCCCGTGGCGGAGCCGGCGAGGGCTCCGGAGACCCGGCGGACGAGGCCGAGGAGGAGGCGCTCGCCCGGCGGCGCAGGCCGCGCAGGACCCCGGCCCGGCCCGCCATGGAGCGGGAGATGGACGCCGTCGACGTGGCCGCGGCGGCCGCCGCCGCGCTGGACGGGGTGGTCTACGGCGGAATGCCGCCCTCCCCGCTCGTCGCCGACCTCACGCAGGGGATCACCGTCGAGCGGGAGGGCTCGGATTCCACCGCTCCGGTGCCGACCGCCCGTGCGGAGCGTCCCGTACCGGACCGCACCCCCGAGCGCGCCCCCGAGGTCGCCGCAGACCCCGCCGCCGGGCGGCCGCACGCCACCACCGCCGCGGCCTCCGGGACGCTGTCGGTGCCCGACCTGACCAAGGCCCCGCCGCAGACCCAGGCGCTGCCGCCGCGCGCCGAGCAGCTCCAGCTGCGCGGGGACATCACGTACGCGCTGCCCTCGCTCGACCTGCTGGAGAAGGGCGGGCCCGGCAAGACCCGCAGCGCCGCCAACGACGCGGTCGTCGCCTCGCTGCGCAACGTGTTCACCGAGTTCAAGGTCGACGCGGACGTCACCGGCTTCACCCGGGGTCCGACCGTCACCCGGTACGAGGTCACCCTGGGCGCCGCGGTCAAGGTCGAGCGGATCACCGCCCTCACCAAGAACATCGCGTACGCCGTGGCCTCGCCGGACGTCCGCATCATCAGCCCGATCCCGGGCAAGTCCGCGGTCGGCATCGAGATCCCGAACACCGACCGCGAGATGGTCAACCTCGGTGACGTGCTGCGCCTCGCGGACGCGGCCGAGGACGACCACCCGATGCTGGTCGCGCTCGGCAAGGACGTCGAGGGCGGCTACGTCATGGCCAACCTCGCCAAGATGCCGCACGTGCTGGTCGCCGGCGCCACCGGTTCCGGCAAGTCCTCGTGCATCAACTGCCTGATCACCTCGATCATGGTCCGGGCCACCCCGGAGGACGTCCGGATGGTCCTCGTGGACCCCAAGCGGGTCGAACTGACGGCGTACGAGGGCATCCCGCACCTGATCACGCCGATCATCACCAACCCCAAGCGGGCCGCCGAGGCCCTCCAGTGGGTCGTGCGCGAGATGGACCTGCGCTACGACGACCTGGCCGCCTTCGGCTACCGGCACATCGACGACTTCAACCAGGCCATCCGGGACGGCAAGATCAAACTGCCGCCGGGCAGCGAGCGGGAGCTCAGCCCGTACCCGTACCTGCTGGTGATCGTCGACGAGCTCGCCGACCTGATGATGGTGGCCCCGCGCGACGTCGAGGACTCGATCGTCCGCATCACCCAGCTGGCCCGCGCGGCCGGCATCCACCTGGTGCTCGCCACCCAGCGGCCCTCCGTGGACGTGGTCACCGGCCTGATCAAGGCGAACGTGCCCTCGCGCCTCGCCTTCGCCACCTCCTCGCTCGCCGACAGCCGGGTCATCCTGGACCAGCCGGGCGCCGAGAAGCTGATCGGCAAGGGCGACGGGCTGTTCCTGCCGATGGGCGCGAACAAGCCGGTCCGCCTCCAGGGCGCCTTCGTCACCGAGGACGAGATCGCCGGGATCGTCCAGCACTGCAAGGACCAGATGGCGCCCGTCTTCCGGGACGACGTCACCGTCGGGCAGAAGCAGAAGAAGGAGATCGACGAGGACATCGGCGACGACCTGGACCTGCTGTGCCAGGCGGCGGAGCTGGTGGTCTCCACGCAGTTCGGGTCCACCTCGATGCTCCAGCGCAAGCTGCGGGTGGGCTTCGCGAAGGCCGGGCGGCTCATGGACCTCATGGAGTCGCGGGGCATCGTCGGCCCCAGCGAGGGCTCGAAGGCGCGCGACGTCCTGTTGAAGGCCGATGACCTGGACGGTGTGCTCGCGGTCATCCGAGGCGAGGCCCATCCGTAA
- a CDS encoding response regulator, whose amino-acid sequence MVQKAKILLVDDRPENLLALEAILSALDQTLVRASSGEEALKALLTDDFAVILLDVQMPGMDGFETAAHIKRRERTRDIPIIFLTAINHGPHHTFRGYAAGAVDYISKPFDPWVLRAKVSVFVELYTKNCQLREQAALLRLQLEGGSSNGVDAGKETAGLLAELSARLAAVEEQAEALTKQLGEDAADAGVVATAAHLERKLTGLRRALDALEPGTAGGASVLPAQN is encoded by the coding sequence ATGGTGCAGAAGGCCAAGATCCTCCTGGTCGATGACCGGCCGGAGAATCTGCTGGCGCTGGAGGCCATCCTCTCCGCGCTCGATCAGACACTGGTCCGGGCGTCGTCGGGGGAGGAAGCGCTCAAAGCGCTGCTGACGGACGATTTCGCGGTCATCCTGCTGGATGTCCAGATGCCGGGCATGGACGGATTCGAAACGGCCGCGCACATCAAGCGGCGGGAACGGACCCGGGACATCCCGATCATCTTCCTCACCGCGATCAACCACGGTCCGCACCACACGTTCCGCGGCTACGCGGCGGGTGCGGTCGACTACATCTCCAAGCCCTTCGACCCGTGGGTGCTGCGGGCCAAGGTCTCGGTCTTCGTGGAGCTGTACACGAAGAACTGCCAACTGCGGGAGCAGGCGGCCCTGCTGCGGCTCCAGCTGGAGGGCGGCAGCTCCAACGGCGTGGACGCGGGCAAGGAGACGGCCGGACTGCTGGCCGAGCTCTCCGCCCGGCTCGCGGCGGTCGAGGAGCAGGCAGAGGCGCTGACCAAGCAGCTCGGCGAGGATGCGGCCGACGCCGGCGTGGTGGCGACCGCCGCCCACCTGGAGCGCAAACTCACCGGGCTGCGGAGGGCGCTCGACGCGCTGGAGCCCGGGACCGCCGGAGGGGCTTCGGTCCTGCCCGCGCAGAACTGA
- the rimO gene encoding 30S ribosomal protein S12 methylthiotransferase RimO, with the protein MPERRTVALVTLGCARNEVDSEELAGRLAADGWELVEDAADADVAVVNTCGFVEAAKKDSVDALLEANDLKDHGKTQAVVAVGCMAERYGKELAEALPEADGVLGFDDYADISDRLQTILNGGIHASHTPRDRRKLLPISPAERQAAEVSLPGHAQEPAEAPADLPDGLAPASGPRAPLRRRLDKSPVASVKLASGCDRRCSFCAIPSFRGSFISRRPSDVLGETRWLAEQGVKEIMLVSENNTSYGKDLGDIRLLETLLPELAEVDGIERVRVSYLQPAEMRPGLIDVLTSTPKVVPYFDLSFQHSAPDVLRSMRRFGDTDRFLELLDTIRSKAPTAGVRSNFIVGFPGEKESDFAELERFLTHARLDAIGVFGYSDEDGTEAVTYENKLDEDTIAERLAHMQRLAEELTSQRAEERIGETLEVLVETVEAVDEDGEGAYGRAAHQAPETDGQVVFTDSTGLVPGRIVTAKVVGTLGVDLVAEPLGMDLEEAAG; encoded by the coding sequence ATGCCCGAACGCCGTACCGTCGCCCTTGTCACTCTTGGCTGCGCCCGTAACGAGGTGGACTCGGAGGAGCTCGCAGGCCGCTTGGCGGCGGATGGCTGGGAGCTCGTCGAGGACGCCGCCGATGCGGACGTAGCCGTCGTCAACACCTGTGGCTTCGTCGAAGCCGCCAAAAAGGACTCCGTAGACGCCCTGCTGGAAGCCAACGATCTCAAGGATCACGGCAAGACCCAGGCCGTCGTCGCCGTCGGCTGTATGGCCGAGCGCTACGGCAAGGAACTCGCCGAAGCGCTCCCCGAGGCCGACGGAGTCCTCGGTTTCGACGACTACGCCGACATCTCCGACCGCCTCCAGACCATCCTCAACGGTGGCATCCACGCCTCCCACACCCCGCGCGACCGGCGCAAGCTGCTGCCGATCAGCCCGGCCGAGCGCCAGGCCGCCGAGGTTTCCCTCCCGGGACACGCCCAGGAGCCCGCCGAGGCCCCCGCCGACCTGCCGGACGGGCTCGCGCCCGCCTCGGGTCCGCGCGCGCCCCTGCGCCGCCGCCTGGACAAGAGCCCGGTCGCCTCGGTCAAGCTGGCCTCCGGCTGCGACCGGCGCTGCTCCTTCTGCGCCATCCCGTCCTTCCGCGGCTCCTTCATCTCCCGCCGCCCCAGCGACGTGCTGGGCGAGACCCGCTGGCTCGCCGAGCAGGGCGTCAAGGAGATCATGCTGGTCTCCGAGAACAACACCTCGTACGGCAAGGACCTCGGCGACATCCGGCTGCTGGAGACCCTGCTGCCGGAGCTGGCCGAGGTGGACGGCATCGAGCGCGTCCGCGTCAGCTACCTCCAGCCCGCCGAGATGCGGCCCGGCCTGATCGACGTACTCACCTCGACCCCCAAGGTCGTGCCGTACTTCGACCTGTCCTTCCAGCACTCGGCGCCCGACGTGCTGCGCTCCATGCGCCGCTTCGGTGACACCGACCGCTTCCTGGAGCTGCTGGACACCATCCGCTCCAAGGCCCCGACGGCCGGCGTCCGCTCCAACTTCATCGTCGGCTTCCCCGGCGAGAAGGAATCGGACTTCGCGGAGCTGGAGCGTTTCCTCACCCACGCGCGCCTCGACGCCATCGGCGTCTTCGGCTACTCCGACGAGGACGGCACCGAGGCCGTCACCTACGAGAACAAGCTGGACGAGGACACCATCGCCGAGCGGCTCGCGCACATGCAGCGGCTCGCCGAGGAGCTCACCTCGCAGCGCGCCGAGGAGCGCATCGGGGAGACCCTCGAAGTGCTCGTCGAGACCGTGGAAGCGGTCGACGAGGACGGCGAGGGCGCCTACGGGCGCGCCGCGCACCAGGCGCCCGAAACGGACGGCCAGGTGGTCTTCACGGACAGCACGGGCCTGGTCCCCGGGCGTATCGTCACGGCAAAGGTGGTCGGCACCCTGGGTGTGGACCTGGTCGCCGAGCCCCTCGGCATGGATCTTGAGGAGGCGGCCGGATGA